A portion of the Candidatus Edwardsbacteria bacterium genome contains these proteins:
- a CDS encoding type II secretion system GspH family protein: MRKGHSGWSLLEMVVALTIFGIVMAAIFGVLIPTLRAFAKNQIRHELYMQTEQTLNGLNQKVSDSFGWGEGDSLGVLLIAQSGDTLSIYRDIKDSILYINSKPVLPAGYKTVEFNIRYKPMCDSAMAMTPAQCFTVADADQNGLIQGAEISNVVSLELKLTVSKARENYTGSTFPRIPQAIVDIEIGE, from the coding sequence ATGAGGAAAGGTCATTCCGGCTGGTCGCTTCTGGAGATGGTGGTTGCCTTGACCATATTCGGCATAGTGATGGCGGCCATCTTCGGGGTGCTGATCCCGACACTCAGAGCTTTTGCCAAGAATCAGATCCGGCATGAACTTTATATGCAGACCGAGCAGACGCTGAATGGGCTGAACCAGAAGGTATCCGATTCCTTCGGCTGGGGGGAGGGGGATTCGTTGGGAGTGCTGCTGATAGCCCAAAGCGGCGATACCCTTTCGATATACCGCGATATCAAGGACAGTATTCTCTATATCAACAGCAAGCCGGTTCTGCCGGCCGGGTATAAAACAGTCGAATTCAATATCCGATACAAACCGATGTGCGACAGCGCCATGGCCATGACCCCCGCACAGTGTTTTACTGTAGCCGATGCCGACCAGAACGGCCTTATCCAGGGGGCGGAGATATCAAATGTGGTTTCCCTGGAATTAAAATTGACGGTTAGCAAGGCCAGGGAAAATTATACCGGCTCGACCTTTCCCCGGATCCCGCAGGCCATCGTGGATATCGAGATCGGGGAGTGA
- a CDS encoding YicC family protein — translation MIKSMTGYGRAESTLNGSRLSIEIRSVNHRFTDFSIRLPRAFSNLEQEVKKLLQKRIARGSVSLNVTYNGGEGPELPEIDLRSADHFYKLLNTLRKRYRIKDPVELEDIYHFSEIFKSRQTPLSQGKAWSGLQVCLNKALGDFDRMRTREGSALAADLRKNIAELKKSIAAIEKSAPLRIKQFRDKFTQRIKKISQGTALDPQRLMQEAAAYADRCDISEECVRFASHIKAFEEYLNTAQPVGRRLDFLLQEINREANTIGSKANDDKISQLVVRIKENLEKMREQAQNVE, via the coding sequence ATGATAAAAAGCATGACCGGATACGGCCGGGCGGAGTCCACCCTTAACGGCTCTCGCCTGTCCATAGAAATACGCTCGGTGAACCATCGTTTTACCGACTTCAGCATCAGGCTGCCCCGCGCCTTCTCTAATCTGGAACAGGAGGTCAAAAAACTCCTGCAGAAGCGCATCGCCCGCGGCTCGGTCAGCCTTAATGTCACCTATAACGGCGGCGAGGGACCGGAACTGCCGGAGATAGACCTTCGCAGCGCCGATCATTTTTACAAGCTGCTGAACACCCTGCGCAAGCGTTACCGCATCAAGGACCCGGTGGAGCTGGAGGACATCTATCATTTTTCCGAGATCTTCAAGAGCCGTCAGACCCCGCTGTCGCAGGGCAAGGCCTGGTCCGGCCTGCAGGTCTGCTTGAACAAGGCCCTGGGAGATTTCGACCGTATGAGGACCCGCGAGGGCTCGGCCCTGGCGGCCGATCTCCGGAAGAATATCGCCGAGCTGAAAAAGAGCATCGCCGCCATAGAGAAGTCGGCCCCCTTGAGGATAAAGCAGTTCCGCGATAAGTTTACCCAGCGCATCAAAAAAATATCCCAGGGAACGGCCCTGGATCCCCAGCGGCTGATGCAGGAGGCGGCGGCCTACGCTGACCGGTGCGACATCAGCGAGGAGTGCGTCCGCTTTGCCAGCCATATAAAGGCCTTTGAGGAATACCTGAACACCGCCCAACCGGTGGGCCGGCGGCTGGATTTCCTATTACAGGAGATCAACCGCGAGGCCAACACCATCGGCTCCAAGGCCAACGACGACAAGATATCGCAACTGGTGGTCCGGATAAAAGAGAACCTGGAGAAAATGAGGGAGCAGGCCCAGAACGTAGAATAA
- the gmk gene encoding guanylate kinase yields MQNLPRQGFPIILSAPSGAGKTSLCRKVVERHPEIVYSISVTSRPPRPNEKHGQDYHFVSAADFEKMLESDALVEWAMVHDNYYGTPRKDISGQLEQGRDVIMDIDTVGARSVKKTYPQAVSIFVIPPSIEALKQRLMSRATDSDEVISKRLNKARLEMEQIGDFDYWLVNDDLNQAIDAVVAIIQAERRRLSRYNKDEIIKII; encoded by the coding sequence ATGCAGAATCTGCCACGCCAGGGTTTCCCCATAATACTTTCCGCCCCGTCCGGGGCGGGCAAGACCAGCCTGTGTCGCAAGGTGGTGGAGAGGCACCCCGAGATCGTTTACTCCATATCGGTGACCTCCCGGCCGCCCCGGCCCAACGAGAAACACGGGCAGGACTACCATTTCGTGTCGGCGGCCGATTTCGAGAAAATGCTGGAGAGCGACGCATTGGTGGAGTGGGCCATGGTCCACGACAACTACTACGGCACTCCCCGCAAGGATATTTCGGGTCAGCTGGAACAGGGACGTGACGTGATAATGGACATTGATACCGTGGGAGCCCGGTCGGTCAAGAAGACCTATCCCCAGGCGGTCAGCATCTTCGTGATCCCGCCATCCATCGAGGCCCTGAAACAGAGGCTGATGAGCCGGGCCACCGACAGCGACGAGGTGATCAGCAAGCGGCTGAATAAGGCCCGGCTGGAGATGGAGCAGATCGGCGATTTCGACTACTGGCTGGTCAACGACGACCTGAACCAGGCCATTGATGCGGTGGTGGCCATCATCCAGGCCGAACGCCGCCGCCTTTCCCGCTACAACAAGGACGAGATCATAAAAATAATATAA
- the rpoZ gene encoding DNA-directed RNA polymerase subunit omega yields the protein MAFIPIEELSEGMENKYMAVLVAAKEARRLNDKRRLGRMDMALKPISLALERLRDHKVEFHGHD from the coding sequence ATGGCGTTCATCCCCATCGAAGAACTGAGTGAGGGCATGGAGAACAAGTACATGGCTGTCCTGGTGGCTGCCAAGGAGGCCCGGCGCCTCAATGACAAACGGAGGCTGGGCCGGATGGATATGGCCTTGAAGCCCATCTCGCTGGCCCTGGAGCGACTGCGGGATCACAAGGTGGAATTCCACGGCCATGACTAA
- the coaBC gene encoding bifunctional phosphopantothenoylcysteine decarboxylase/phosphopantothenate--cysteine ligase CoaBC — protein MTKTPNIVLGVTGSIAAYKALDLVSRLRKKGCQVTVIMTGNACQLVGPASFEALSGNPVALELFPDSKPQNIEHISLAQLADVLVIVPASANFIGKAAAGIADDLLTTVALAVKTPVLFAPAMNVDMWENPVVRQNVKRLIGNGWHLIPPESGPLACGTVGSGRLASLDKIENEILSLLGWKDDYQDIPLIITVGRTEEPWDPVRFISNHSSGRMGMALAEQAARRGAKVTLITGPADVPAPAVFKHIVVNTAAQMSRAVLKELPHNRALIMAAAVADYAPQNVSSCKIKKKNDGDITLTLKKNPDIIQLAAVKRKPGTVLVGFALETDNLIANARKKLAAKKLDLIVANPAKTLSSENIQAVIIDKKGKTTKFPQMAKSQLAGLILDRAIKLIGAAK, from the coding sequence ATGACTAAAACCCCCAACATCGTGTTGGGAGTGACCGGCAGCATCGCTGCCTACAAGGCCCTGGACCTGGTCAGCCGTCTGAGGAAGAAAGGCTGCCAGGTGACGGTAATCATGACCGGTAATGCCTGCCAGCTGGTGGGCCCGGCCTCATTCGAGGCTCTGTCGGGCAATCCGGTGGCCCTGGAACTTTTTCCGGATTCCAAGCCGCAGAATATCGAACACATCTCTCTGGCCCAGCTGGCCGATGTCCTGGTGATAGTGCCGGCCTCGGCTAATTTCATCGGCAAGGCCGCCGCCGGCATCGCCGATGATCTGCTGACCACGGTGGCCCTGGCCGTCAAGACCCCGGTGCTGTTCGCCCCGGCCATGAACGTTGACATGTGGGAGAACCCGGTCGTCCGGCAGAACGTCAAACGCCTGATCGGGAACGGCTGGCATCTGATCCCCCCGGAATCCGGACCGCTGGCCTGCGGAACCGTCGGCAGCGGCCGGCTGGCTTCGTTGGATAAGATCGAGAACGAAATTCTTTCCCTGCTGGGCTGGAAGGATGATTACCAGGACATCCCGCTGATCATCACCGTCGGGCGGACAGAGGAGCCCTGGGACCCGGTGAGATTCATCTCCAATCATTCATCCGGCAGAATGGGCATGGCTCTGGCCGAACAGGCCGCCCGCCGGGGAGCCAAAGTGACCCTGATCACCGGGCCGGCCGATGTTCCGGCTCCGGCGGTATTCAAACACATCGTGGTAAATACCGCCGCTCAGATGAGCCGGGCGGTGCTTAAGGAACTGCCGCATAACCGGGCTTTGATCATGGCCGCGGCGGTGGCGGATTACGCCCCCCAGAATGTCTCCTCCTGCAAGATCAAGAAAAAAAATGACGGTGATATAACTTTGACCCTCAAAAAGAATCCCGATATCATCCAGTTGGCCGCTGTTAAAAGAAAACCGGGGACGGTGCTGGTGGGCTTTGCCCTGGAGACGGATAACCTGATAGCCAACGCCAGGAAAAAGTTGGCCGCCAAAAAATTAGACCTGATCGTGGCCAACCCGGCAAAAACGCTGTCCAGCGAAAACATCCAGGCCGTGATCATCGACAAAAAAGGGAAGACAACCAAATTCCCCCAGATGGCAAAATCCCAGCTGGCGGGGCTGATCCTGGATCGGGCCATCAAATTGATAGGAGCCGCTAAATGA
- a CDS encoding uracil-DNA glycosylase, giving the protein MTSTVAISRLRKYLLQEQEQGVSELVLSKKPVLASSGHSGALAKFQKQISGCTKCPLSKTRTNFVFGDGDPKADMVFVGEAPGHDEDLQGKPFVGAAGQLLTKIIEAIKLDRSQVYICNILKCRPPGNRNPEPREIELCEPYLIRQLELIKPKVICALGTFAAQTLLKSTTPISKMRGQIHYYHNIKLVPTFHPAALLRNPAWKRQTWEDVQLVRKIYDQERADGR; this is encoded by the coding sequence ATGACATCAACCGTGGCCATCAGCCGGCTCAGGAAATATCTTCTTCAGGAACAGGAGCAGGGCGTCAGCGAACTGGTGCTCAGCAAAAAGCCGGTGCTGGCCAGCTCCGGCCATTCCGGAGCGCTGGCGAAATTCCAAAAACAGATCTCCGGCTGCACCAAATGTCCGTTGTCCAAAACCCGCACCAACTTCGTGTTCGGCGACGGGGACCCCAAAGCCGATATGGTCTTCGTGGGAGAGGCCCCGGGCCATGATGAGGACCTGCAGGGCAAGCCCTTTGTGGGGGCCGCCGGCCAGCTGCTGACCAAGATCATCGAGGCCATCAAGCTGGACCGCTCCCAGGTGTATATCTGCAACATCCTCAAGTGCCGCCCGCCGGGCAACCGCAATCCGGAGCCCCGGGAGATAGAGCTGTGCGAGCCATATCTGATCAGACAGCTGGAATTGATAAAACCCAAGGTGATCTGCGCCCTGGGGACCTTTGCCGCCCAGACCCTGCTAAAAAGCACCACCCCGATCTCAAAGATGCGGGGCCAGATCCACTACTACCACAATATAAAACTGGTGCCAACCTTCCATCCGGCGGCCCTGTTGCGGAACCCGGCCTGGAAGAGGCAGACCTGGGAGGACGTCCAATTGGTAAGAAAGATATACGATCAGGAAAGGGCCGATGGCCGATAG
- the dnaB gene encoding replicative DNA helicase has product MADSNNMIERLPPQSQDAEMAVLGSMLLSPEAVSRAVEIISDEENFYSSAHRKIFRGIINLYEKNQPADLVTVADELRRLKWLDDAGGPVYLTRLVESVATAANVDYYARIVLEKAVVRRLINSATQIVSSCYEASETAEELLDRAEQLIFSIKEKRLRKHLMPLGSFIKDSFEMVEKMYKEKRHITGVETGFVDLDEMTSGMQKGDLIIVGARPSVGKTAFALNIAQQAAIVNKVPVAVFSLEMSKEQLVIRLLCSEARVPGHKVRSGYLSQQDFSKLVSAAGLLHEAPVYIDDSSSSSPLEIRAKARRLKSEVDLGLIIVDYLQLMRGSNYRSENRQQEISEISRSLKALAKELDVPVMALSQLSRISEQRGQDSRPILSDLRESGALEQDADVVLFLHRQKGVYKDKEEWSQSEQMDADTAELIIAKQRNGPTGKFNLTFLKEYTRFENQTQEQRTE; this is encoded by the coding sequence ATGGCCGATAGCAATAACATGATAGAGAGACTGCCGCCCCAGTCGCAGGACGCCGAGATGGCGGTGCTGGGCTCGATGCTGTTGTCCCCGGAGGCGGTATCCCGGGCGGTGGAGATCATCAGCGACGAGGAGAATTTCTACTCCTCGGCCCATCGCAAGATATTCCGGGGCATCATCAACCTCTACGAGAAGAACCAGCCGGCCGACCTGGTGACGGTGGCCGACGAACTGCGGCGCCTGAAGTGGCTGGACGACGCCGGAGGACCGGTGTATCTCACCCGGCTGGTGGAGAGCGTGGCCACCGCCGCCAATGTCGATTATTACGCCCGGATCGTGCTGGAGAAGGCGGTGGTGCGCCGGCTGATCAACTCCGCCACCCAGATCGTTTCCTCCTGCTACGAGGCCAGCGAGACCGCCGAGGAACTGCTGGACCGCGCCGAACAGCTGATATTCTCCATCAAAGAGAAACGCCTTCGAAAGCATCTGATGCCGCTGGGTTCCTTCATCAAGGACAGCTTCGAGATGGTGGAGAAGATGTACAAGGAGAAGCGGCACATCACCGGAGTGGAGACCGGTTTTGTCGACCTGGACGAGATGACCTCCGGCATGCAGAAGGGGGATCTGATCATCGTCGGGGCCAGGCCCTCGGTGGGAAAGACCGCTTTTGCCCTGAACATCGCCCAGCAGGCGGCCATCGTCAACAAGGTCCCGGTGGCGGTATTCAGCCTGGAGATGTCCAAGGAACAGTTGGTCATCCGCCTGCTGTGTTCCGAGGCCCGGGTGCCGGGACACAAGGTGCGCAGCGGCTATCTCTCCCAGCAGGATTTTTCCAAGCTGGTATCGGCCGCCGGTTTATTGCATGAGGCTCCGGTCTATATAGACGACAGCTCCAGCTCCAGCCCGTTGGAGATCAGGGCCAAGGCCCGAAGGCTGAAATCCGAGGTGGACCTGGGGCTGATCATCGTGGATTACCTCCAGTTGATGCGGGGTTCCAATTACCGCTCCGAGAACCGCCAGCAGGAGATCTCCGAGATATCCCGTTCCCTCAAGGCCCTGGCCAAGGAGCTGGATGTTCCGGTGATGGCCCTTTCCCAGCTGTCCCGCATCTCCGAACAGCGGGGGCAGGATTCCCGCCCCATCCTGTCCGATCTGCGGGAATCGGGGGCCCTCGAACAGGATGCCGATGTGGTGCTGTTCCTACACCGCCAGAAAGGCGTCTACAAGGACAAGGAGGAGTGGAGCCAGTCCGAGCAGATGGATGCCGACACCGCCGAGCTGATAATCGCCAAACAGCGGAACGGCCCCACCGGGAAGTTCAACCTGACCTTCCTCAAGGAATACACCCGGTTCGAAAACCAGACCCAGGAGCAGAGGACCGAATAG
- a CDS encoding ABC transporter permease has product MPFKLNILSQRSIFENIGRSTIDLFQEWGAAFILLGKIALSLRYLFRNFSQVIMQMMFFGVSSLPVVLFSAIFTGMVAGVQAAYQMQGLVPPIWLGAGISRAVLMELGPVLTALVVAGRVGAGIAAELGTMKVTEQIDALETMAIDPVAYLYMPRFVAGAVMAPVLTVFANFVALVGGGLVAVLSVGISSQMYLDGLRFHFHTRDLVGGIVKSVFFGIIIATSGCFHGSATEGGAEGVGKATTNSVVTSAVLILIFDYIISAWIFR; this is encoded by the coding sequence ATGCCTTTCAAACTGAACATCCTTTCCCAGCGAAGTATTTTCGAAAACATCGGCCGCTCGACCATAGACCTTTTTCAGGAATGGGGAGCGGCTTTCATCCTATTGGGGAAGATCGCCCTGTCGCTGAGGTATCTCTTCAGGAATTTCTCCCAGGTGATCATGCAGATGATGTTCTTCGGGGTGAGTTCCCTGCCGGTGGTGCTGTTCTCGGCCATCTTTACCGGGATGGTGGCCGGGGTGCAGGCCGCCTACCAGATGCAGGGATTGGTGCCTCCCATCTGGCTGGGGGCCGGGATCTCCCGGGCGGTGCTGATGGAGCTGGGGCCGGTGCTGACCGCCCTGGTGGTGGCCGGGCGGGTGGGGGCCGGGATTGCCGCCGAACTGGGCACCATGAAAGTCACCGAACAGATTGACGCCCTGGAGACCATGGCCATCGACCCGGTGGCTTATCTCTATATGCCGCGCTTCGTGGCCGGGGCAGTGATGGCCCCGGTGCTGACTGTGTTTGCCAATTTCGTGGCCCTGGTGGGCGGCGGGCTGGTGGCGGTGCTTTCGGTGGGCATCTCCAGCCAGATGTACCTGGACGGTCTGCGTTTTCACTTTCATACCCGTGACCTGGTGGGGGGGATAGTGAAATCAGTATTCTTCGGGATCATCATCGCCACCTCGGGGTGTTTTCACGGCTCGGCCACCGAGGGCGGGGCCGAGGGGGTGGGCAAGGCCACCACCAATTCGGTGGTCACCTCGGCGGTGCTGATACTGATATTCGATTACATTATCTCGGCCTGGATATTCAGGTGA